The Helianthus annuus cultivar XRQ/B chromosome 16, HanXRQr2.0-SUNRISE, whole genome shotgun sequence genome includes a window with the following:
- the LOC110880466 gene encoding uncharacterized protein LOC110880466 — MCKWCDSNEEIVDHILTGCNITAAVWEGISRWCRIPEVYAFDVKDLVGLQEHCDGIVNKKLVLHGIFIIVCWHLWRARNEKVFSNRDIKVSDIVADVKSLGFLWYKHRFKKGSVGWDRWCLFDVM; from the coding sequence ATGTGCAAGTGGTGCGATAGCAACGAAGAAATCGTTGATCATATTTTAACAGGTTGCAACATAACAGCGGCTGTTTGGGAAGGTATTTCGAGATGGTGCCGTATTCCGGAGGTGTACGCGTTTGACGTTAAGGATCTGGTCGGCCTCCAGGAGCATTGTGATGGAATAGTTAATAAGAAATTGGTGCTGCACGGTATATTTATCATTGTTTGTTGGCATTTATGGAGGGCTAGGAACGAGAAGGTTTTTTCGAATAGAGATATAAAGGTGAGCGACATCGTTGCGGATGTTAAATCGTTGGGTTTCTTGTGGTACAAACATAGGTTTAAAAAAGGTTCAGTGGGGTGGGATAGGTGGTGTCTTTTCGATGTGATGTAA